One stretch of Maylandia zebra isolate NMK-2024a linkage group LG13, Mzebra_GT3a, whole genome shotgun sequence DNA includes these proteins:
- the fam98a gene encoding protein FAM98A has product MENDILVSLEDLGYQGPLLEEGALESAVSGGAASPEFTKLCAWIVSELRLYCKLEENVHATNCPSEAEGFQLEMSGLLSELTCPYSVLTSGDITQRFLNRTDCLLLITFLVSELEASRMILVNKPQKKAQESGSPAFQELKGICMALGMSKPPANITMFQFFSGIEKKLKEALSRVPPNHVGEPLLKKPLGPVHMEKIEAINQALVNEYEVRRKMLLKRLDVTVQSFGWSDRAKTHADKLSKVYPPLRSALANKSKVSVAHLLAARQDFSKILRTSSGKIREKTACAINKVLMGRVPDRGGRPCEIEPPPPEMPTWQKRQDAPQIGGHYGGGGHGGGRGGYDHGSQGGRGGYERGAGGGGHGERGSRGGGGRGRGSYNQGYYQDAGGHHGGGGRGGYGGNHQGGFQDPNYHGGGGGGYHDGGHYQDRGGGRGGRGGRGRGGRGGGGQGGGWGGRGGQNFNQGGQFEQFFQHGGQHYSQAGFSQGRHYTS; this is encoded by the exons GTACCAAGGCCCTCTGTTGGAAGAAGGAGCTCTGGAATCTGCTGTGAGCGGAGGAGCAGCTTCACCCGAGTTTACCAAGCTCTGTGCTTGGATCGTCTCAGAACTCAGACTCTACTGCAAGCTGGAGGAAAATGTCCATGCTACCAACT GCCCGAGTGAGGCAGAGGGCTTCCAGCTGGAGATGAGCGGCCTGCTGTCAGAGCTCACCTGTCCATACTCTGTCCTCACCAGTGGAGACATTACCCAGAGGTTCCTGAACAGGACAGACTGCCTGCTGCTTATAA CTTTTCTGGTTTCTGAGTTGGAGGCGTCGAGGATGATCCTGGTTAACAAGCCTCAGAAGAAAGCCCAGGAGTCTGGAAGCCCTGCGTTCCAAGAACTGAAGGGCATCTGCATGGCACTGGGCATGTCCAAGCCTCCAGCCAACATCACCATGTTCCAGTTCTTCAGTGGCATAGAGAAGAAG cTGAAAGAAGCCCTTAGTCGAGTTCCACCAAACCATGTAGGGGAGCCGTTGTTAAAGAAGCCCCTTGGACCTGTGCACATG GAAAAAATTGAGGCTATAAACCAAGCGCTAGTGAATGAGTATGAGGTGAGAAGGAAGATGCTGTTGAAACGTCTTGACGTGACGGTGCAGTCCTTCGGTTGGTCCGATAGAGCAAAG ACACATGCTGATAAGTTGAGTAAAGTTTACCCTCCACTGCGTTCAGCTCTTGCCAACAAAAGTAAAGTCTCTGTTGCTCATCTTCTTGCCGCTCGCCAAGACTTCTCCAAGATCCTCCGCACAAGCAGCGGCAAGATAAGAGAGAAGACGGCCTGTGCCATCAATAAG gtTCTGATGGGCCGAGTACCAGACAGGGGAGGTCGGCCGTGTGAGATTGAGCCTCCGCCTCCAGAGATGCCCACCTGGCAGAAGCGTCAAGATGCTCCCCAAATCGGAGGACACTATGGCGGCGGTGGGCACGGAGGTGGCAGGGGAGGATACGATCACGGCTCTCAAGGTGGCCGTGGGGGCTATGAGAGGGGAGCCGGGGGAGGAGGACACGGGGAGAGAGGAAgtagaggaggaggtggaagagGGAGAGGCAGTTACAACCAGGGCTACTATCAGGATGCAGGAGGTCATCAcgggggaggaggaagaggaggttaTGGAGGAAACCACCAAGGAGGCTTCCAGGATCCCAACTACCatggaggaggaggcggcggaTACCATGACGGCGGTCATTACCAAGACAGAGGTGGCGGTCGAGGAGGTcgggggggtagaggaagaggaggaaggggaggaggaggacaagGAGGGGGCTGGGGAGGAAGAGGGGGGCAGAATTTTAACCAAGGAGGACAGTTTGAACAGTTCTTCCAGCATGGTGGGCAGCATTATAGCCAGGCTGGCTTTAGTCAAGGCAGACATTATACTAGCTGA